A stretch of Carya illinoinensis cultivar Pawnee chromosome 14, C.illinoinensisPawnee_v1, whole genome shotgun sequence DNA encodes these proteins:
- the LOC122293764 gene encoding protein FAR-RED ELONGATED HYPOCOTYL 3-like — protein sequence MNAFFDGYVHAKTNLKEFVDQFDNALRKKMENEISSDFQYFSVTIPCISRPPIEKRFQQLYTNAKFREVQEQVMGLVDMDPSLLRRDGVKKTYLVEDEVLVEEFTKHVNFYVDFNEEDCDVKCSCGLFEMRGILCRNILAIFKCNGIKTMQDRYILNRWRKDIKRRYTLISSTYDTGSQEEDSNKYSSLLNICYLMITHAAGSKVHIEDATAKLYSIIELYGDTQ from the coding sequence atgaatgcattttttgacggATATGTTCATGCGAAgacaaacttgaaagagtttgtcgaCCAATTTGACAATGccttgagaaagaaaatggagaaTGAAATCAGCTCAGACTTCCAATATTTTAGCGTTACAATTCCATGCATATCTAGACCTCCAATCGAAAAGAGATTCCAACAATTGTACACGAATGCAAAATTCAGAGAAGTGCAGGAGCAAGTTATGGGTCTAGTCGATATGGACCCATCTCTACTTAGACGAGATGGTGTGAAGAAGACCTATCTGGTAGAAGATGAAGTGCTAGTTGAGGAGTTCACTAAACATGTTAACTTTTATGTGGACTTCAATGAGGAAGACTGCGATGTTAAGTGTTCATGTGGGTTATTCGAGATGAGGGGGATACTATGTAGGAATATCTTGGCCATATTCAAATGTAACGGGATAAAAACTATGCAAGATAGATACATTTTGAATCGATGGAGAAAGGACATCAAACGGAGATACACGTTAATCAGCAGTACATATGACACAGGGTCTCAGGAGGAAGATAGTAACAAATATTCAAGCCTATTGAATATCTGTTATCTGATGATTACACATGCAGCGGGTTCCAAAGTGCATATTGAGGATGCAACAGCAAAGTTGTATTCTATAATTGAGTTATATGGTGACACCCAATAA